A DNA window from Streptococcus sp. LPB0220 contains the following coding sequences:
- a CDS encoding LysM peptidoglycan-binding domain-containing protein has translation MKLKVNTKALIASTVALAVIPFTKATAETLEDWVARSVDEIKHDIQQSGENQQTYTIKYGDTLSSIAEALGIDVHVLANLNNISNMDLIYPGTVLKTTVNDQKEVTSVEIQTPQAGTTDATVASADLTTNQVTVDDQTVAVNDLSKPVNEDNKAVPVAPAAEAQEAPAEAPVVEVPAAETPAQPAVPETPSYGAPAPNVATQNPETASVSAPEAPATQPEAPAETPAPADEAPAAETVAAPEVQPVAETSTSGNTIPNDPHLQPQAEAFRQEIAAKFGITNIGGYREGDPDDHGKGLAVDVMVPTSSQLGDQVAQYAIDNMDRAGISYVIWKQQFYMSVDNMYGPANTWNQMPDRGGDTANHYDHVHISFYE, from the coding sequence ATGAAATTAAAAGTTAATACGAAAGCCTTGATCGCTTCAACAGTAGCTCTTGCAGTGATTCCCTTTACAAAAGCCACTGCAGAAACACTTGAAGATTGGGTAGCTCGCTCAGTAGATGAAATCAAACATGATATCCAACAAAGCGGTGAAAACCAACAAACTTATACCATCAAATATGGTGATACATTGAGTTCGATCGCAGAAGCCCTTGGAATCGATGTTCATGTGTTGGCAAACTTGAACAACATCAGCAACATGGATTTGATCTACCCAGGTACTGTTTTGAAAACAACAGTAAATGATCAAAAAGAAGTAACTTCAGTTGAAATCCAAACTCCTCAAGCAGGTACGACAGATGCAACCGTTGCAAGTGCTGACTTGACAACAAACCAAGTGACAGTTGATGACCAAACAGTCGCTGTCAACGATTTGTCTAAACCAGTAAACGAAGATAACAAAGCTGTTCCAGTAGCTCCAGCAGCGGAAGCTCAAGAAGCTCCAGCGGAAGCTCCTGTAGTTGAAGTACCAGCAGCAGAAACACCAGCACAACCGGCTGTTCCAGAAACACCAAGCTACGGTGCTCCAGCTCCCAATGTTGCAACTCAAAACCCAGAAACAGCCTCAGTTTCTGCTCCTGAAGCTCCAGCAACTCAACCAGAAGCTCCTGCTGAAACACCAGCTCCTGCAGACGAAGCTCCGGCAGCAGAAACTGTCGCAGCACCAGAAGTGCAACCAGTAGCAGAAACCTCAACGAGCGGAAATACGATTCCAAATGATCCACACCTTCAACCACAAGCAGAAGCTTTCCGTCAAGAAATCGCTGCAAAATTTGGTATCACAAACATTGGTGGTTACCGCGAAGGGGATCCAGACGATCATGGTAAAGGACTTGCAGTGGACGTAATGGTCCCAACCAGTTCACAACTTGGAGATCAAGTGGCACAATATGCGATTGATAACATGGACCGTGCAGGTATTTCATATGTTATCTGGAAACAACAATTCTACATGTCAGTAGACAATATGTACGGACCAGCTAACACTTGGAACCAAATGCCTGACCGTGGTGGAGATACAGCAAACCACTATGATCACGTACATATCTCATTTTACGAATAA